One window of the bacterium genome contains the following:
- a CDS encoding sugar transferase → MKRLFDIVFSLIGLIFLFPCFGIISFLIKKEDRGPVFYRGLRVGICGIPFRIFKFRTMVINADKIGGLSTADDDPRITKIGKRLRKYKLDELPQLINVLKGDISFVGPRPEVQHYVNMFTEEEKAILSIRPGITDWACLWNSDEGAILSGSPDPEKTYMEKIRPTKLKLQLKYVKEQSLWTDLKIIYLTIMTILTRKQVWNYEEEI, encoded by the coding sequence GTGAAGCGGTTATTTGATATAGTTTTTTCGTTAATTGGTTTAATTTTCCTTTTTCCGTGCTTTGGAATAATATCCTTTTTAATAAAAAAGGAAGATAGAGGTCCTGTATTTTATCGGGGACTGAGGGTTGGGATATGTGGAATACCTTTCAGAATTTTTAAGTTCAGAACAATGGTAATTAATGCAGATAAAATTGGAGGTCTTTCAACCGCAGATGATGACCCAAGGATTACAAAAATTGGCAAAAGACTCAGGAAATATAAACTTGATGAGTTACCACAATTAATAAATGTGCTAAAAGGTGATATAAGTTTTGTGGGACCAAGGCCAGAAGTTCAACATTATGTTAATATGTTCACCGAGGAAGAAAAGGCTATTCTAAGTATCCGTCCAGGGATCACAGATTGGGCTTGTCTTTGGAATTCAGATGAAGGGGCAATTCTCTCAGGAAGCCCTGACCCTGAAAAAACTTATATGGAAAAGATTCGTCCAACAAAGCTCAAACTTCAATTAAAATATGTGAAAGAACAATCCTTGTGGACAGATTTAAAAATTATATATCTAACCATTATGACTATTCTAACAAGGAAGCAGGTGTGGAATTATGAGGAAGAAATATAA
- a CDS encoding thiamine pyrophosphate-dependent dehydrogenase E1 component subunit alpha, giving the protein MRKKYNKNFLVGLYRTMMRIRICEESLVEPILRGEVKCPCHLYSGEEAIATGVCAALDESDYIFGSHRSHGHYLAKGGSMPELIAEIYGKETGCSKGRGGSMHLIAPEKGMLGAVPIVGGTISIALGAALASKIRKQKRVTVSFFGDGTTGEGVLYESLNFASLKKLPIIFACENNLYSTHLPIRECRLQNNIFKTGVPFGIPGDRVDGNNVLKVYESTKAAVEICKKGNGPVFIEFLTYRLRGHVGPDDNIHGMRTDIRPKEEIERWQKKDPIKRYERFLFKNKILVKQEVEMIRKEVEQEVNNSFAFALSSSYPKEMELTKYVFKE; this is encoded by the coding sequence ATGAGGAAGAAATATAATAAGAACTTTTTGGTAGGATTATATCGGACGATGATGAGGATACGGATATGTGAGGAGAGTTTAGTAGAACCTATTCTGAGGGGTGAGGTTAAATGCCCATGCCACCTTTATTCTGGGGAGGAAGCAATAGCCACAGGAGTTTGTGCGGCTTTAGATGAAAGTGATTATATCTTCGGAAGCCATCGTTCTCATGGCCATTATCTGGCTAAGGGAGGTAGTATGCCAGAACTTATAGCTGAGATTTACGGTAAGGAAACAGGTTGTTCAAAGGGTAGAGGTGGGTCGATGCATCTAATTGCTCCTGAAAAAGGTATGCTTGGGGCAGTGCCTATTGTAGGTGGGACTATCTCCATAGCTCTGGGTGCGGCATTGGCTTCAAAGATAAGGAAACAAAAGCGGGTAACCGTAAGTTTCTTTGGTGATGGAACAACTGGAGAAGGTGTGCTCTATGAATCTCTTAATTTTGCCTCCCTTAAAAAACTGCCCATTATTTTTGCCTGCGAAAACAACCTTTATTCAACCCATCTGCCAATTAGGGAATGCCGCTTACAAAATAATATTTTTAAAACGGGTGTGCCATTTGGTATTCCAGGGGACAGGGTGGATGGCAATAATGTTTTAAAGGTTTATGAATCAACTAAAGCGGCAGTTGAGATTTGCAAAAAAGGTAACGGCCCGGTATTCATTGAATTTTTAACTTATAGATTACGAGGACATGTTGGGCCTGATGATAATATTCATGGGATGCGGACAGATATCAGACCAAAGGAAGAAATAGAAAGATGGCAAAAAAAGGACCCTATTAAAAGATATGAAAGATTTCTTTTTAAAAATAAGATTTTGGTAAAGCAAGAGGTTGAAATGATTAGAAAAGAAGTAGAACAAGAGGTTAACAATAGCTTTGCCTTTGCTCTAAGCAGTTCATATCCAAAAGAAATGGAGTTAACAAAATATGTCTTTAAAGAATAG
- a CDS encoding pyruvate dehydrogenase complex E1 component subunit beta — protein MSLKNRKLQYSLAINEAIHQMMEIDESVFLIGQGVKSPWYVGNTARGLLERFGDERVIDTPVSENAITGAAVGAAIAGMRPIVVHPRMDFMMYAMDPIINESANWHYMFGGNSTVPVVIWSIINRGGEQAAQHSQSLHTLCAHIPGLKVVMPATPYDVKGLMIAAIKDDNPVIYIDDRWLYNLEGDVPEEIYSVPIGKGIICKKGKDITLVSVSYMAIEAIKAAEYLKKEGIDVEVIDLRSVKPIDKELLFESVKKTGRLIIADCGWKTCGFAAEISAMVCENIFEYLKSPIARITLPDTPAPASFALEKVYYPKSDNIIAKIQEVLKWETK, from the coding sequence ATGTCTTTAAAGAATAGAAAATTGCAATACAGCTTAGCCATAAATGAGGCAATCCATCAGATGATGGAGATTGATGAATCTGTTTTTCTTATAGGCCAGGGGGTGAAAAGTCCATGGTATGTCGGAAATACCGCCAGAGGGCTTTTGGAGAGATTTGGAGATGAGCGGGTTATTGATACCCCGGTTTCTGAAAATGCCATAACAGGTGCCGCTGTTGGTGCCGCTATTGCCGGAATGAGACCAATAGTTGTTCATCCAAGAATGGATTTTATGATGTATGCTATGGACCCCATCATTAATGAATCAGCAAATTGGCATTATATGTTTGGTGGAAATTCAACAGTGCCTGTGGTGATATGGAGTATTATCAACCGGGGTGGAGAGCAGGCCGCACAACATTCCCAGTCATTACATACCCTTTGTGCTCATATCCCGGGGTTAAAGGTTGTTATGCCTGCAACACCTTATGATGTCAAGGGACTTATGATCGCCGCCATAAAAGATGATAATCCAGTTATCTATATAGATGATAGATGGCTATATAATTTAGAAGGTGATGTTCCTGAAGAAATCTATTCAGTACCTATTGGAAAGGGTATCATCTGCAAAAAGGGTAAGGATATTACTTTAGTATCTGTATCCTACATGGCAATTGAAGCCATAAAGGCGGCTGAATATCTTAAAAAAGAAGGAATTGATGTAGAAGTTATTGACCTTCGGTCTGTTAAACCTATTGATAAAGAACTTTTATTTGAATCTGTAAAAAAAACAGGTAGACTTATTATTGCTGATTGTGGTTGGAAGACATGTGGATTTGCGGCTGAGATATCGGCGATGGTGTGTGAAAATATCTTTGAGTATCTTAAGTCACCGATAGCCCGAATTACCTTACCTGATACTCCAGCTCCAGCAAGTTTTGCCTTAGAAAAGGTATATTATCCAAAGAGTGATAATATTATCGCCAAAATACAGGAGGTTCTCAAATGGGAAACCAAATAA